From the Prochlorococcus sp. MIT 1223 genome, the window AAGATAAGAAGAGATTGAAGCTTAAGAAATTGGTTCATTTGCTCAGATGATGGGTGCCAATTCATCTGAGACCAGAAAGAAGAACTAGGTTTACTTGCTGGAGTATTAAAAGACATATAAAAATCCTTGAATATTGCTATAGATCTATGAGATGTTTTGATTACTTGGTATCTCTTGCTTAATCCTATTACATTTTTCTTGTGAGTTGACTTCTTCTAAAAGCCATTATGAACTTCTTGGGATTTCTTCATCCGCTGATAGCGAGGCTCTCAGAAAGGCTTTCTGTAAGCTTAGTAAGGAGCTTCATCCTGATACCACTTCACTCCCACAAGATGAGGCTGCTAAAAGTTTCCAGCAAGTATGTGAAGCATATGAAGTACTTACCGACCCTATCTTGAGAAAGGCATATGACTCGGATATAACTCTTCAGGAAAACACTTTTGAAAGTAATAAATTTACATCTGACTTTAACGTCACTAATTCTTTGAAAAAGTATACTTTTGGGGCAGATAGAAGACCTTTTTCGGGAGGTGAGTTGTTTTCATTACTACTTTTAGGGATAGCTCTCTTAAT encodes:
- a CDS encoding J domain-containing protein, with product MTSSKSHYELLGISSSADSEALRKAFCKLSKELHPDTTSLPQDEAAKSFQQVCEAYEVLTDPILRKAYDSDITLQENTFESNKFTSDFNVTNSLKKYTFGADRRPFSGGELFSLLLLGIALLISLLLAIGFGMMQGRELIVRPTWLSLNYLLAHDQIFSIGWGNGSITFK